A single Tumebacillus sp. BK434 DNA region contains:
- a CDS encoding cobalamin-binding protein codes for MTKQRIVSICPSNTELLDALGLMDLVVGVDDYSDWPAEKVKDLPKLGPDLNINMDRLQELQPDLVIASLSVPGMEKNVERLQELNIPHLVLNPKSIEEIYADIVTLGNVCGVPERAGQVVAELQAKVARVQEKAAARKHAPKLYWEWWPRPIFTPGALNWLTPISELAGGSNLFADKPGDSYTATHEEVIERAPDFMFAVWCGVHADKVKTSMITERAGYAAIPAVQNGRVYVLEEGLYCRPSQRLFQGLEELAELLDTELS; via the coding sequence ATGACCAAACAACGCATCGTCTCCATCTGCCCGAGCAACACCGAACTGCTCGACGCGCTGGGCCTGATGGACCTCGTGGTCGGCGTCGACGATTACTCCGACTGGCCGGCCGAAAAAGTGAAAGACCTGCCCAAGCTGGGACCCGACCTGAACATCAACATGGACCGTCTGCAGGAGCTGCAGCCAGACCTTGTGATCGCTTCGCTCTCCGTGCCGGGCATGGAGAAAAATGTGGAGCGCCTGCAGGAACTGAACATTCCGCACCTCGTGCTCAATCCGAAGTCGATCGAAGAGATCTATGCGGACATCGTGACGCTCGGCAACGTCTGCGGCGTGCCGGAGCGCGCCGGGCAAGTCGTGGCGGAGCTGCAGGCGAAAGTCGCACGCGTGCAGGAAAAAGCTGCCGCGCGCAAGCACGCGCCGAAGCTGTACTGGGAATGGTGGCCGCGCCCGATCTTTACGCCGGGTGCGCTGAACTGGCTGACCCCGATCTCCGAGCTCGCCGGCGGCAGCAACCTGTTTGCCGACAAGCCGGGCGATTCGTACACCGCCACACACGAAGAGGTGATCGAGCGGGCGCCGGACTTCATGTTTGCCGTCTGGTGCGGCGTGCACGCCGACAAGGTGAAGACGTCGATGATCACCGAGCGCGCAGGCTACGCTGCGATCCCGGCGGTGCAGAACGGGCGCGTGTACGTCTTGGAGGAAGGGCTGTACTGCCGACCGTCCCAGCGCCTGTTTCAAGGCCTGGAGGAGCTGGCAGAGCTGCTGGATACCGAACTTTCCTAG
- a CDS encoding enoyl-CoA hydratase-related protein, with protein sequence MSVRAFTRLTKENGIAILTIDNPPLNVLSERVGLEIRECVTEVEHDEEVVVLIVTGAGRAFIAGADIKEFPSKMARGEAKKMALEHFHTYNRLDFLPKPTIAALNGVTLGGGLELAMACDIRIAGESVKLGLPEIKLGLFPGAGGTQRLPRLVGEGRAKELMFIGDPITAQEAWQIGLVNKVVPDDKVLTSALDMANVLATRTLTALSRIKKAVDKGLEMDLTSGVLYEAELLDEVFQTEDIVEGCNAFLEKREPKFKHR encoded by the coding sequence ATGAGTGTTCGAGCATTCACCCGCTTGACGAAAGAAAACGGGATTGCCATTTTGACGATCGACAATCCGCCCTTGAACGTGCTCAGTGAAAGAGTCGGCCTGGAAATTCGCGAATGCGTGACCGAGGTCGAGCATGACGAAGAAGTGGTGGTGTTGATCGTCACAGGTGCCGGACGCGCGTTTATCGCCGGCGCGGACATCAAGGAGTTCCCCTCCAAGATGGCGCGCGGGGAAGCGAAGAAGATGGCGCTTGAGCATTTCCACACCTATAACCGGCTGGACTTCTTGCCCAAACCGACGATAGCTGCCTTAAATGGCGTGACGCTTGGCGGCGGACTGGAACTGGCGATGGCGTGTGACATTCGCATCGCCGGCGAAAGTGTGAAGCTGGGCTTGCCGGAGATCAAGCTCGGATTGTTTCCGGGCGCGGGCGGAACACAGCGGTTGCCGCGTCTGGTCGGCGAAGGGAGAGCCAAGGAACTGATGTTCATCGGCGACCCGATCACCGCTCAGGAAGCATGGCAGATCGGTTTGGTCAATAAGGTCGTCCCGGACGACAAAGTCCTGACCAGCGCGCTGGACATGGCAAACGTGCTGGCGACGCGGACCTTGACAGCGCTTTCGCGGATCAAGAAAGCGGTCGATAAGGGGCTTGAGATGGACCTGACGAGCGGAGTGCTGTACGAAGCGGAACTGCTGGATGAGGTATTCCAGACGGAAGACATTGTGGAAGGCTGCAATGCGTTTTTGGAAAAGCGTGAACCGAAATTTAAACATCGCTGA
- a CDS encoding NUDIX hydrolase, translating to MEDKRGNIWLAVSGLVINEAGKCLVVKKSYSATKGLWTLPSGFVRADETVDAAVVREVREETGLIVEPEAVVAVRTGVLRKGKHDTLLVFRARLLGGTVTRCERELLTVDWLTPEEIASSPDSTEFLATLIRDVHNTAGLQPRPISHTRDYGYSEYKIFF from the coding sequence GTGGAGGACAAACGCGGCAACATCTGGCTCGCCGTATCGGGCCTGGTGATCAATGAGGCCGGCAAGTGCCTCGTCGTCAAAAAATCATACAGCGCAACCAAAGGGCTCTGGACGTTGCCGAGCGGGTTCGTCCGTGCAGATGAGACGGTCGACGCGGCCGTAGTGCGGGAAGTCCGCGAAGAGACCGGGCTCATCGTCGAGCCGGAAGCGGTCGTCGCCGTGCGCACCGGCGTCCTGCGCAAAGGCAAGCACGACACCTTGCTCGTGTTTCGCGCCCGGCTGCTCGGCGGCACTGTGACGCGCTGCGAGCGCGAACTGCTCACCGTCGACTGGCTTACCCCCGAGGAGATCGCCTCCTCCCCCGACTCCACCGAGTTTCTCGCCACCCTCATCCGCGACGTGCATAACACCGCCGGCCTCCAGCCCCGCCCCATTTCGCACACTCGCGATTACGGGTATTCCGAATACAAGATCTTCTTTTAA
- a CDS encoding inorganic diphosphatase, translating to MAMIVNAFIEIPTGSQNKYEYDKENNRFMLDRVLFSPMHYPTEYGYIENTLAEDGDPLDILVLTTFPTFPGCVIESRVLGVLIMTDDKGKDEKLLAVPTQDPRFANVHSLDDVAPHVLKEISHFFQVYKDLENKTVQIDGWEGVETAQRLLDEATARNSK from the coding sequence ATGGCTATGATCGTTAACGCTTTCATCGAAATCCCGACCGGTTCCCAGAACAAGTACGAATACGACAAAGAAAACAACCGTTTCATGCTCGACCGCGTGCTGTTTTCCCCGATGCACTACCCGACCGAATACGGTTACATTGAAAACACGCTGGCTGAAGACGGCGACCCGCTGGACATCCTCGTGCTGACCACCTTCCCGACCTTCCCGGGCTGCGTGATCGAATCCCGCGTTCTCGGCGTGCTGATCATGACCGACGACAAAGGCAAAGACGAGAAGCTGCTGGCCGTTCCGACCCAAGACCCGCGCTTCGCGAACGTACATAGCCTCGACGATGTGGCGCCGCACGTGTTGAAAGAGATCTCCCACTTCTTCCAAGTGTACAAAGACCTCGAGAACAAGACTGTCCAAATCGACGGCTGGGAAGGCGTAGAGACCGCTCAGCGCCTGCTCGACGAAGCGACTGCCCGCAACAGCAAATAA
- a CDS encoding long-chain-fatty-acid--CoA ligase has product MNLSTNLRQTAEKTPDVTALLYLDQKISYRDLNADVDRFAAGLAKLGIGKGSNVALLLGNSPEFVIAYYAIVRLGAVAVPINPLYTPGEIQFILADCGVQAVIAVGQMAPLAPLVLQMLPTCKAVILVGAELEMEGVSAFGEVLNSGGEVPTVEATPDDIAVILYTSGTTGQPKGALLSHQNLCSNANNIGDFLNMSAADMVVAVLPMFHVFCMTVCLNAPLYRGATILVMPRFSPTETAKAIQAHQATMFAGVPTMFNFLVQHPEVQADELKSLNLAISGGAAMPVAVLEAFEQKFGVIVSEGYGLSEASPVVTFNPLDRPRKPGTIGVVIPGVEARVVDENGNDVGPGVVGELICRGDNVMVGYLKRPEESALALRDGWLYTGDMATVDEEGYFSIVDRKKDMIIVGGFNVYPREVEEVLFRHPNVREAAVVGVPDANYGEKVRAFVALKQEDASTEADLIAHCEAVLTAYKVPKEVFILEELPKNTTGKILRRELKKNENNPVSK; this is encoded by the coding sequence GTGAATTTGAGTACGAATTTGCGGCAAACTGCAGAGAAAACGCCGGATGTGACCGCACTGCTTTATCTGGATCAGAAGATCTCGTACCGCGATTTGAACGCAGATGTTGACCGTTTTGCGGCCGGCCTGGCCAAGCTCGGCATCGGCAAAGGCTCGAACGTCGCTTTGCTGCTCGGCAACTCGCCGGAATTTGTGATCGCCTATTATGCGATCGTGCGTCTGGGCGCGGTGGCGGTGCCGATCAACCCGCTGTATACGCCGGGCGAGATCCAGTTCATCCTCGCCGACTGCGGTGTACAAGCTGTCATCGCCGTCGGACAGATGGCCCCGCTGGCTCCCTTAGTGCTGCAGATGCTGCCGACGTGCAAAGCGGTGATTCTGGTCGGCGCGGAGCTGGAGATGGAAGGCGTATCGGCGTTTGGTGAGGTGCTGAACAGCGGCGGCGAGGTGCCGACTGTCGAGGCGACGCCTGACGATATCGCGGTGATTCTGTACACGTCGGGCACGACGGGCCAGCCGAAGGGCGCTCTGCTGTCACATCAGAACCTGTGCTCGAACGCAAACAACATCGGCGACTTCCTGAACATGAGCGCAGCAGACATGGTGGTCGCCGTGCTGCCGATGTTCCACGTGTTCTGCATGACGGTCTGCCTCAACGCGCCGCTGTACCGCGGGGCGACGATTCTGGTCATGCCGCGCTTCTCGCCGACCGAGACGGCGAAAGCGATTCAGGCGCATCAGGCGACGATGTTTGCAGGGGTGCCGACGATGTTCAACTTCCTCGTGCAGCATCCGGAGGTACAGGCGGATGAGCTGAAGTCGCTCAACTTGGCGATCTCCGGTGGCGCGGCGATGCCGGTGGCAGTATTGGAAGCGTTTGAACAGAAGTTTGGCGTGATCGTATCGGAAGGCTACGGGCTGTCCGAAGCGTCTCCGGTCGTCACCTTCAACCCGCTCGACCGTCCGCGCAAGCCGGGCACGATCGGCGTCGTGATCCCGGGCGTGGAAGCGCGCGTGGTCGATGAGAACGGCAATGATGTTGGGCCGGGCGTGGTCGGCGAGCTGATCTGCCGCGGCGACAACGTGATGGTCGGCTACCTGAAGCGTCCGGAAGAGTCGGCGCTGGCGCTGCGTGACGGCTGGCTGTATACGGGCGACATGGCAACGGTGGACGAGGAAGGCTACTTCTCGATCGTCGACCGCAAGAAGGACATGATCATCGTCGGCGGGTTCAACGTCTACCCGCGCGAAGTGGAAGAAGTCCTGTTCCGCCACCCAAACGTGCGGGAAGCGGCTGTCGTCGGCGTGCCGGATGCCAACTACGGCGAGAAAGTCCGCGCATTCGTCGCGCTGAAACAGGAAGACGCTTCGACCGAAGCCGACCTGATCGCACACTGCGAAGCGGTGCTGACCGCCTACAAGGTGCCGAAGGAAGTGTTCATTCTGGAAGAGCTTCCGAAGAACACCACGGGAAAGATCCTGCGCCGCGAGCTGAAGAAGAACGAGAACAACCCGGTTTCGAAATAA